ATACTTTTCCTCTTTGTTGTAACTGGATTTCAATTTCAGCCCATTTTTCTGCCCCCACTTGCCCATGGTCTGTTATTAAATGAGCTTTCAACCATTTCGTACTTCTAAATCTCCGACTGCATATAGTACAGACTTCGGTAAAATGAGTGAAGTATCTGTGACTTAAATCCGCTAAGTCGGTTGGTTTTAGAGTTGAATCCGTTTCTAGTGGAGTGGAAGGTGATGGCAAGACTGATGATTCTCCATCTGATTTCCTTGGAGGCAATAAATTACCTCCGTATTCAATTATACCGTGAGTGTTATGTTTATGAACACGTAAGAAGTATTTGCTACATAATTCCTTGTTGCATATGTCACAAACGACACCTCCAATTTGTGCTCCATTCTCTATTTCGATCCCATGCATTCTTTGCATATGtgttttcatgaaatatttattacataattcTTTGTTGCAAATTTCACAGTAGCTACTGGTGGGGGTAACGTTCATAGAAACACGCCGTTCTGGGATATGTCCACTAGAAACTTGCAATCTATTTGACGATTTATCTCCACCGGTAAATCCACTATTGTCATCTTTCGAAGAATCTGCAGCCACTTGATGGTTTGAATGAAATTCCACTATATGTCTTGATAATTCTTCGACGTTCAGTAATTCCTTACCGCAGATATCGCACATTGCATTATTAGTTGAGCGCAACTCTGTATCACCCGCTTTTTCACAATCTCCTTCGTCCATCAACATACTATGCTCTGAGAGCATATGTGCTTGAAGATAAAATCGGTTTTCGAATTCTTTGTTACAAATAGCACAGTTCGTGGTTACTTTAGAAGTATCGATGTCGTTCAGCTGAAGAATCATTGTTTGAAGTTTTTGCAAATCTTCACTAATAGTTTCTGGATTCACCGATTTCTCATTAGATTTGATTCCTTCTGATATTTTGGTACTATCCTGCTGCGATCTGTCACATTCTTCTGGTTCTATTGAAGATACTCTGGCATGGACGCTGACATTATGCAATTGTGCAAGACTagcattttgaaatttaatgcaACATATATCACAACCAATACTCGTGGGTGATGTTATTTTACTGTCGGAACTGCCTTGCTCTGTCATAATGAGATTTAAAGGACTCGTCTGCACGTTACTTGATGAAAAGCCTGACATACATTCACTTCTAATGTCCTTATCTTTGTCGTCTGGAATGTATATTCCGTGCCGTTTTAGTTTGTGAGttcttagaaaatatttattacaatattccTTACAACATATTTCACAAAATGCTTTAGGGTTCATAACACCAATTTTCCTTAAACGATATGACAAGTCTAATTCACGATTAGTTTGATCTGAGGATAATTTACTCGATGTATCATGAAACAATCCGTCTGgatcattttttattgaggtAGATTCGGTTTGTATACAAGGACTACTATTTTCTTCAGCGTGCGGATCGTCTGAGAAAATTTTATCACTTTCGCTTGACGAAGACATTCCATTCGACATAGCAATATTTTCGTTCATTtcattttctgataaatttgcttgatttgaaaatggattttggaaaatattattgaatgcATTAATCATATTCGCAGGAGTTTTCGAATCGCTCGTTATGGTAGGTTGTTCGACAGTTGTTGGCACGGGATTAGATATCTTAAGGTTACTTGTTATTGACGGTACAGTTACAGAGTTTAATAAAGGCTCAGATGAAGAGCTATCCGTGTAAATTCCATGTTTGTTTGCTTTGTgtgttttaagaaaatatttattacaaaattctttgTTGCAAAGATCACAGTAAGCATCTGGATTAAAGATCCGAATGGGTTTTAGGGATATATTATCTGTATGTGAATATGGAGGTAACGTCATAAACATTGGATTGGCTGGGTTGAAAGAAAGGTTTGATAAGTTGGAACCAATCCACTCTTTGTTTTGAATCTCATTTACCCACGGTATATCAGAGCGCATAATGGATAAACCCATTGGTGTTTCTGATTGATCCACGTAAGAAACCGAAGATGGTGTTGTAGGATGATCTTCGGGCTCCTTTTTGCACTCTAAAAGAGGATGTTCGCATATGATGTGATTTTGCAGTTGCTCTGGATATGAAAAGGACTGTTGGCAAATTGAACAACGATGATTGGGTTCAGGGGAAGGCACGATGGGCTTACCTTCAAGAGAGTTAGCGTTCTGACTTTCTGTTTCACTTGTAGATATTCTGATAGGAGTCGACTGCTTCCGACGTTTTTTGCATGATTCTGTAGATGTTAAACATAGGGATCGTTTTATTGTGCGTAATGCATCAAAATCTGGTTGAGTAGTTGGTAACTTTTCCGTCACTGACGATGAATATCCTCCATTCAACGTACCCGAACTTGACGGTAGTGTGACGGATGTCATCGTGTTTCTTTGTAGGCTTCATGCAACAATCGTATAGGTCCCTAGAACAAATTTAAAAGATGGAATTAtacaaaatagataaataccttaaattttatagaaaagtatatgaaatattgaaagcCCAAGAACGAAGTTATATGGAAAACATATTAATCAACACTTATTATAATGAAACTAGTTATCTCTATTACAGTTAATAGCTATTCGGCGAATTACTCCGATACTCATTTTCATAACTTGAATTATGCCAATACCTGTCatcttgtttatatttattaaaaatagtagtCAATATCCACATGCTATTTATTATTCGGCATCTTGAGAGCGCTGTTAGCAaaacaaatatgttttataGCTCAATTTCCCTTTGAAGTTTTACGTGAAGGTTGAAATATTggatgaatattcaaaaatttctttttgtgtttttcttaaTAAAGATAAAATCGATTGAGTATCCTAACGTTGTATTTGGGCTGCCCAAGACGAATATAATCATCTTTTCGTTTGGCTTGCTTTCCTTCAGAGCAATGACAAAAGACAGATGAATATTCAAGTCGCATCGATCATAATCTAATATAAAATCTTTAACAGAATGgatttcaatcaacaaaaaaactagaaaaaaaaacatagcaTAACAGTAAACATGTTTGAACGAAAAAAGCAGTTGCAGTGTTGTTGAGCAAATTGTACAATGGAAGATTTCAACAAGTTGAACGAGCGTATTAGCAGATTATAACCTAGCAATCCTCGAAAGGCTTAGCAAATGGTCTGCAACATCTGCAAAGACCTGAaaacatatattgaaaaaatagatgtCTCTTATTCCTAAAATGGGAcattgtaaagaaataatatttgcaACAGTGGAATTTTAAACAACCAAAATAAAcagagaaattatttaaaatttttcaaatctgcaatccaaaattattatgttaatagCAATTCTATTTTTGCATATTCATAACGTTTACATTATTACTGTTATCATGTGGAAGACTTATGAATTACTTAGCTTAGAGCGGTATCATTAACCTATCCTGGATACgaagtatcaaaaggattaggcTTAGTTTACATGATAAACTGAGGAATGTGTGGCAATTATTCAATATGACAGCTTTCTGGATGTCGTCGAAGGTAATTGTTGGTAATCCCAGTTTGGTGATACTATCGAACAGGGTCTTAGGGACGACTCCGGTTgcagaaataataatttctgcAGCAGGTACTTGTGGTACGGTGTATAAGTTTTTAGGAGACCGAACTTGTTGGCCAGTTTCTGGGATAATGTTGCACTCTGGATTATACCAGTGCAGCTTGTTCAGTCAGTAGTAGCtaacacactacaagcagatgttatatgttgaATTGTCTCTGATGTTTGTTGAAACTTTCTGAATTAGTCGGATTGAGTGTTCGGATCCTTAATAgcatttttcttgtagttattagTGTTAATAACTTGATATTGGATAGCCATCATGAAACCCTCGGCATCTGGGAAGAGGTTTCCGCTGTTAAGCCAcctgttatttattattattatgcgaGAGAGACTTATGCACTACTCAGCTTAGAGCCGGTATTATTTACCTAAACTGGgtacaaagtatcaaaaggattaggcTCGGTTCACATAAtgaacttattattattattattataaatattgttgaaatgACTTCTATAGCTGGAACGAACGAGTGACTTActtaataattgattaattatgTTCAACGTGGTTtcttaattgatatatttttatccaCAAATTAGATAGAAGACTAAGATTTTCAATTATCCTCTATCTACAAAAAcccaattttatataaaatggtGAGATCATTGATTGTGAGCAAGTggtaaataaatattgcaaAGAAGAATGATTCATTCAGTTTCCCTAATTTTGAAATCGCCCTTCTCGTATTGCCAGTTTCCCAAGAAATAGCAGAAACTTCGTATGAAGGGGAGAGAATTCCGTACACGCgcattattacatattttttagaaaaatcgaTACAGCATTTCGTTAATGACATTTTGAGAATTTCTGCATGAATATACATACGAAAATCTACAGGGTGCTTTGCAAGCATTCGTAACAATATATTTCATGGATGACATTTAAACtgattcatttttaaatatataatgtaaCCTGATACAGCAGCGTCCGAAATAAATGCAAATGTTTTTCAGTGTTATATAGTCAACTAAAGCTTGTTGATGCATATATTTCAAAGTGGTCTcatcataatttcaaaatattaacaagATATATGTTTTTCCATAAAGTTCGACATGAGAAAGGTACTATTGAATTCAGTCCACACGTTATTATTATACCTAAGTGAAAAAGGTGATTTAGAACTATAGAAAGACTAGTCTATAAATTGATTCGATCAAAGAAAAGAtacaatattacaaatattgagTAGTACGTAATAAAAAGGTTGGTGGAAGTGTTggtgataaaataaaatcctgTAAACAGTAATATGAACGTTGTTGAAAGTACTCAATTTTGTAGTTACATTGAGttggttttttaaataatattttaaattacttatttctaatttaaataatattgtatCTATCAAGAAAGAGCcacatgaaaaattttctgCATATTGATATCACTTATTCCCTGGATACGACTTGGTattgttatattatttcatttcttgaTTCTGCTTAtctatcatttcttttttttgtcaTTGTCATTTCATAGACTCGTTTAATTCGATTTAGGttttgatgctaaattttctaataCTGGTGTTTCTTATGATGGCATTCCCAACATCATTTACTTCTTTGTTATGTTTGTTTTCTCACGTTTTCAAGCGTATAGTATTGGCTGTCTAATGTTTAATGGTAAATAGTagagtatatttttgttttgtccACCTTTACATTATTTAGAATTTCTTGCTcctttaaatttgtttttctttctaaaattttgacattgatTACGCTTTTCGCCTCCTTGGAGAGGTGAAtgtcatatttttaatatagacCACACACAGTTTTTTATTCTTGTCCATTTGACATTTTTCTTAGTTCCACATTTatgttatacaaaatatttgtattgttaaaattgtcaaaattttaatgGTGATAGAAGCAATtataagtttaaataatttatagaaatcacattgaattttatcaaatagagatataatttttgtttaaattgttaaagacttttttatctttattaatatttgtatttggtGTTGCTTCATGATTTGTTATTGCAATTTATTTgccaaatatttattatttaaaaccgaaaaaaataccctttatcaattgaattatacctgaaattgaaaacaattgtTAGTATAGTATAGCCGAATAGTAAGGTTGTTAGTTATTGCAAGTTTGCCTACTTGTGTTGCGGTTCTTGTTTGTCTTTACTGAAAGTATTTCATACTCAATTATGAAATTATCTCAACAATTGGCTGATCTATTGATAAAGATctacttaattattttcaatttaacatcCTGGTTCTCAAAGACACATTGTAGTTAATGAAAACTTAATTAGTTCGGCCTTGTGAACGTATAGTTACAATAAGGCCTATCAATCAGGaataattttgtattcaatttgagcttttgatatgaatatattttctgCCATATTGTTAAAAAGTTCCTTGTTCTTATTACGAAATTGACCAATTTTTAATGAAGATATATTATTTatccaaatacaaaaaataatgaaagaaaatttttttcataataatacatattttgaaatctaCTCTCTATCATATCAAACAGGTGCctcgaaaaaatatttcgaattttgaaagaagatgaagaaatgTAATTGACCTTTTTTccctataaatatatataataaattaaatgaaatttaaattgaaaaatcacttCATTGATTACTGACACCAAAGGAAGAAAATGTGAAGTTAATCAGGcattaaaatttaatcaaacattttactgaattttcaataagaatcatttaattcattttaagaaatttattggattttttttataataaaacaatatctgATATTCGAACAATATGAATATACACATAGTGAAAATTAAAAACGTACCCAATTTCAACACATAACAGATACACTAACATAAATTCAAAGACGAAACTTTTCAGAATCAATAAACAcccgaattaaaaaaaaataaaatatttacaatatattgaTACTTCGTACCCAACTAACACATGACTACATGTGAGGGTACAAGAGATTCCACGAGACTCTACCCCCTCTATGCTCTGCGTCAGTGAAATTTATCCCTCCTATACTATCACCAGAAACCACCACTACCACCCACCCCTAATAAAGGGCGtcattaataactttttctggATGTGacatctatttaaaatttttatcgtaGTATCtctaataaatgtataaaattataattatagaaatagCATTTTATTGTTATGTCTCAATTTGGGAatgttacaaagaaaaaaatttggagGAGGCCTATGTCCAGCAGCGGACGAGATAAGgctgaatgatgatgatgatgatgatgccaaagaaaaaaaaaagaatattgtaTTGTTACATATTCATATAATCACTACTGTATCTACCTCttctttttctcaaaatattttatttatgaaattttttttaaattttaattgtattctattcataaattgttaatttttcttttgtcaCTTCTTATATAATTCtcttatattcaattttcttattattattgaagtggtttcttattttataattcaCTACTTCGCGTTCCGTTTTCCTTGTTATCAGTGCATTAGCGTGACGTAAGTTGTGCAGGTCAGTATCTGGATTCCAGACAAATCAGTTTAAATAAGAAGTAGACAAGATTAATTaagattaatattttattaaattaacagGTTTGAGTTAAGTAAGTGAATCATTATTATAGAAAGATaccaaaatgattttatttacgCTTATTGTAAGCTAAAAACTTCCAACTTCAAAATAAGTTAATCTCACAATATGTATATTGTGTTGTTTTAGATATTTACAAGTTTCAAACAATTTAACGCCTCTAGTTATTGTACTGTGAAGTAAATGATTTCTTTGTTTGGAATGCGAACATTTCGAAATGGAGTTGTGATGTCACCACTAATGCCGCGTACTGTGTCACGTACGGCGAAATAACTTACtgcatttttatcatttagttGAGGTATCATCTCACTTTAGaattgatttaataataaagtagAGACACATCAGCATAATAAGTATATTTATCGATAAATACTGCGTTAACAACGTTATAATGCCACAAGTAGAAAGCTCCAAAATATTCTAAGCTTGCAAAACATTTCGAAACACTATCATTTTCAAATCTTCTGTTGATATTGCTATGATATTTTAGTAATTAACATTTCGAAATACTGAACACATTGCTTACaataccactacaccaacactcacaataagACTGTCTGACTGTCTGAAGGTAAGCAGCTTacctcagtctctgaagacgataacatgattatcgaaacgcgcgtcagacagtgtaattgtaatgGTAGTTaaaacaatgtgttcagtatgatTATCATTCAGTTCCATAACTGGATTGTGTTAGATACTGCAACATTTTAGTACTTTCATATGAAGACTTTCTGCCTATTACtttgcaaaaaaaacaaaatgagaTTATTTTTAGATCAATTACTGAATACGCACTTCGCCAAGAAAAAAGTCTTCGATATTAGGCAGTTAGTGTGAATATAGTGTATATAGAATAGTCACTGGAAATATAACTTAGTCATCGCAAAAGcggaatatatatttttagtattattattatatattagtatgattattatttattgtcaGTAGAGTGACAGACATTAAAAGAGAAATGCCAATCAAATTATTGTTGTGGATGTTGTAAAGGGCACAGAATATTGTTCGAAAAATTCTCTTCAAATTATTTCACTGCCATCCTGTGATTATAACTGgaatattgatagaaatataGCAATGAAACTGGTAAATTTCGATGCAATATTTCATGATAATCGTACCGGATGTCCAAATATTGATTCAACTCACCGCAGCTGACTTTCGCTTCTAAATCTGGTAATAGTTTGTGTTACTTTAGTGCTCATCTGTATTCTTGAAGAAAACTTCTGGATGAGAGAGCGAAACGTCAATCTTCAGAACTGATTTTTTAAGTTGATGttagatataaattttagaCCAGTTAAATCTTCTAGTTCATgagaaaaacgatttttttgttaCCTCGCAGATGATGAAACAGGCTTAAATTCGTTACATTATATATGCCCCTGTTCCTAAAACAAAAGCAaactttgtttctttttatttattacatatgTCTACAATTTGTTGCCGAAAATACAATCAAACTCAATGGAAATCTCTAATTTGCTCTTAAATTTAGACTAAAAGTGTTTCTAATAAACACTGACCGAAGTAGTTATCATATTAATATCGACACATGGCCCTCAGATTCCTAATGAAGACAAAGTTAAACTGAgacaaaaaaatacaatgtCTCATTAAATTATAGACGAGAATTGTTTAAGCTGATAAACTACAATTTCTTTACAGGCTTTTACATAGAGTTGtcttatgaaatattaaatctTCTGAACTGAAAGATGATAATAATgattcaaattaacaaaacctctcttaatatttgttgtatagaCCTACCCTTAACCATCTACTATCACTATCAACCCTCGCTGAGCTTCAGTTTAACCTGATTAATGTATATATGAAATAGTATAGATACACTAGAGGTAGGGGTGAAAGAGTAGCTTGCTCTGAATATTCCATAAAGATATTGGCGAATTTAGGACAAGAGAGGGGCCCCCTGTTATGGGTACCTTAAATCACTGTCTATGAAGATCATCTAAACTTATATTTATCTTTAGCTACGCATCAAATCTAAAGCATTTATTCGACTTAAACTAAATTCAGTTTAGAGAGTTCAGAGTAATACGTAACTTTGGCAGCTGTCGTTCGGAAGAGTTCGGAAAACTTTccattttatacaatttaaaacAGGAGAggaatataatattaattttaaactgTGATGGCTGGCTAGACCCATAAGAGAATTCAAATAATAAGAATTTAGATATAATTATAGACAGCAGTGAGATATGAAAAAGTATGTATATTATTGTTTCTTAGAAATAATTGTACGTccatttactaaaaaaattcgaaaaaaactttatatttctgaaatataagGGAAGTCGACAGTAAAAACAAGATACACAGTATGGACtgtaatttgttataaacaagaATTTAAATTTGGCGTACAAACCAAACTGACCTACATTTGACGCGATGCAATGAACCAAGGAGGGCTTCGATATTAAAATCTTGTCTACCTATTTGGATtacagataattttttttgtcattcgTAAAAAAAGATTCAGCAAAATTGTTGACGAATTCCTTTTGATAAACTATGGGATCCTCTAGGTATCTTGATGATAACCGACGGGGTAATTCTGTTTTATGAAGTGTTTCCTAGTCTTTAGGTGTCTAGGTAGCAAAATACATTGTAGTTAGCATGCACTAACGCAAAAATGAAGATACTTTGCGTATAAACtaataattatagtaaataTTCACTCTTGTCGTCCATCATTAATCTACATCTACGAAAAAACGATCAGCCAATGTgtcgaaaatataaatacccTAGATAAACGCCTTAAGGAAAACTAACAAATGCTTGTATGTTCGTGATCAGGTCTAAACGTAACTTTAAGAAATCAGTCTATACAAAATGGTAATAGTCAACTGTTTGAAAATGAACGCAAACTATTCTTAAGAGAGCAGTGTTAATCCCAATTGTTAAGCACAATAATGTGATTATGTCATCAGAATTCTTTGGTATGTCCAATGATTAATCATTATTTCGGTTATAAAAGAATGTTTAGTCTAACCAAATAGTAGATATTCCATCATTGATTCTAGGTTTGCCTTGGTAATAGTCTAATATAATCGACgaattattttcactttatatATAAGTAATATGTCTAAATATAGTTtagaattattttccattctattTAAAGCTCAAGAATTTGGAATACGAATCCATGAGTGTAGTCCTTCATAAAATCTTCCAAAAACTATGCTAACTATAATTCTCCTACAAGATGTGTAAATATCAACTGTGATAATACACTTACCACCTTATTAGtggataattcgaaaatttctgccacgtaaatttttttgtaacagttGTATAGTTCTAAAACtttcataagaaaaatattccaccaatttattttaaaaaaaattattgcaatcGATATTAATCCAAATTTTCTTGTCTTCTTGTCATgcgttgaaataaatttaatttcgtTTTGTAAAGATTGCCGAgttgatataaattcaaaaattcaaaattacttGGCTTAAAATAGTACAAATAAGTAAAAAGTGAAACTGTTTACTACTATCGTAAACCAGAACATATGTTGTAACATTTATTGCAAAGTGTGagagcaaaaagaaataatttcttgaccttaatttttttgaccatataaattttttcttttaatttttcattcagtAGGTATTTTCGTTTATTGTGAATTCGTGTATTTAATGTAACAATATGCCTTAAGTTGGAGGACGTCAAATTCACCATATTAGCGATTTTGAAATGGGTAAATTAGTGACCTACATTTAGAGTTAGAAATACTCAGAGTAGTTTTCCTTGAGTGTCTGAAGAcgttaacttggttattgaagaGGGCGTAAGACAATGTTATTGTGactgttggtgtagtagtagtagtgGAGCAACCCTAAACCACATTTTTGATTGATCACGGTTTTATTGATATATCCCATTAAAATAGTTTACATTTATAAAAGTGTTGTGGAAGAGTAATCAGATAACTATAAAGAAAGTATCTTGTGATATCTAACTCCAAACCAACAAGGGTTTAGAATCATTATACTCATATATACCTCCACAACGGACGATAACCAACAGACGACTCTGTCACTGATTTTTAATCTAAGAAAATATGATGAACCAAAGATAAGTCAAATGAGTGTTTGCTGAATATCTCAACTGTATGAGTATCGCAGCCTGGATCATGGAAATAATTGCCGAAACAATAAACGATCCCCAGAAATATCTTTGGCCACCGGAATATTTTGAGCAAAACACACGTTTTGCAAGTATATTCGAGCATCG
This portion of the Diorhabda sublineata isolate icDioSubl1.1 chromosome X, icDioSubl1.1, whole genome shotgun sequence genome encodes:
- the LOC130450994 gene encoding zinc finger protein hangover — translated: MTSVTLPSSSGTLNGGYSSSVTEKLPTTQPDFDALRTIKRSLCLTSTESCKKRRKQSTPIRISTSETESQNANSLEGKPIVPSPEPNHRCSICQQSFSYPEQLQNHIICEHPLLECKKEPEDHPTTPSSVSYVDQSETPMGLSIMRSDIPWVNEIQNKEWIGSNLSNLSFNPANPMFMTLPPYSHTDNISLKPIRIFNPDAYCDLCNKEFCNKYFLKTHKANKHGIYTDSSSSEPLLNSVTVPSITSNLKISNPVPTTVEQPTITSDSKTPANMINAFNNIFQNPFSNQANLSENEMNENIAMSNGMSSSSESDKIFSDDPHAEENSSPCIQTESTSIKNDPDGLFHDTSSKLSSDQTNRELDLSYRLRKIGVMNPKAFCEICCKEYCNKYFLRTHKLKRHGIYIPDDKDKDIRSECMSGFSSSNVQTSPLNLIMTEQGSSDSKITSPTSIGCDICCIKFQNASLAQLHNVSVHARVSSIEPEECDRSQQDSTKISEGIKSNEKSVNPETISEDLQKLQTMILQLNDIDTSKVTTNCAICNKEFENRFYLQAHMLSEHSMLMDEGDCEKAGDTELRSTNNAMCDICGKELLNVEELSRHIVEFHSNHQVAADSSKDDNSGFTGGDKSSNRLQVSSGHIPERRVSMNVTPTSSYCEICNKELCNKYFMKTHMQRMHGIEIENGAQIGGVVCDICNKELCSKYFLRVHKHNTHGIIEYGGNLLPPRKSDGESSVLPSPSTPLETDSTLKPTDLADLSHRYFTHFTEVCTICSRRFRSTKWLKAHLITDHGQVGAEKWAEIEIQLQQRGKVSTTANLEGNSNLKIPNGSQDMQQQKVGGVQNFISTLFGIDESNSKMYQCSYCPFTSPLLPLLFVHERSHMNMEGFSFKCPICPQNFTERKLLERHILSRHSFLLPNTVKEEDTITKEMSKESSEDDDPSRQEFGTSSQGQLAKLSSPIKVPSDIEQSLMDVAKRMQWPATYAIPQRKNQSEQDQDEASSPSGPGYVMQAFLLEESASERRVMPSVVFLPMLQKQPAPITVTFTLTPA